From a region of the Teredinibacter turnerae genome:
- a CDS encoding metallophosphoesterase encodes MYVAMRLFVLSDIHTDFEENESWLGQLSKTDYLNDALILAGDISDSISRIERCFEQLCKRFEVVFFVPGNHDLWVNRCGSETSLKKFGLLKSMCRQYGIQISRSHIGNTEIIPLLGWYDYSFGSLSPELERAWMDFRNCRWPSELRTTSDVCEYFLSQNSLEKSSAGNVVTFSHFVPRIDLMPHYIPSRHRVVYPVLGSLRIDEQLRELGSSLHVYGHSHVNRDLRLDGVRYVNNAQGYPSETWIDKRLQCVVENL; translated from the coding sequence ATGTACGTTGCCATGCGATTATTCGTTTTGTCTGATATCCACACTGACTTTGAGGAAAACGAGTCCTGGTTGGGACAACTTTCTAAAACCGATTATCTCAACGATGCCCTGATTTTAGCGGGAGATATCTCGGATTCTATCAGCAGAATCGAGCGCTGTTTCGAGCAGTTGTGCAAACGTTTCGAGGTGGTTTTTTTTGTGCCCGGTAATCATGACCTCTGGGTGAATCGATGCGGTAGCGAAACCTCATTAAAAAAATTTGGCTTGCTGAAATCTATGTGTAGACAATACGGTATACAGATTTCACGTTCTCACATCGGAAACACGGAGATTATTCCACTATTAGGGTGGTACGATTACAGTTTCGGGTCTCTATCGCCAGAACTAGAGCGCGCATGGATGGATTTTAGAAATTGTAGGTGGCCTTCGGAGCTGCGCACTACATCAGATGTCTGCGAATACTTTCTATCGCAAAATTCACTTGAGAAAAGTAGTGCTGGAAACGTTGTGACTTTTTCTCATTTTGTGCCAAGAATTGATTTAATGCCGCACTACATACCTTCTCGACACCGCGTGGTTTACCCCGTTTTGGGAAGTTTGCGAATAGATGAGCAATTACGAGAGTTGGGTTCTTCACTTCATGTATACGGCCACAGTCATGTGAACCGAGATCTGCGCTTGGATGGGGTAAGATACGTTAATAATGCGCAGGGTTATCCATCTGAAACATGGATCGATAAGCGCCTGCAATGCGTTGTTGAAAACCTTTAA
- a CDS encoding TonB-dependent receptor domain-containing protein, translating to MQKKYLSMAISGAISALIAGVQVSGAIAQEQSAELTEEVLVTGSRIYQPGLDSVTPVQVLNAADLDLGAEVNIGDAINQLPAAGTPLFNRTNSNFDISNSGVVNINLRDLASERTLVLVNGRRFVAGVPGTSAVDLNAIPSAMIQRVEITTGGNSAVYGSDAVAGVVNFVTKKNFEGVEFSSRYEVTGEGDGEEYDFGLMMGSNFSDEKGNATVFFGYTDQGAVYSRDRERTAIDATYPDDAVFGHEFPFYSSYPPQGRFIIVDDEGQATQYFTYRPGNDTPVGEFDTNGAGGIADGFNRSAYRLIAIPTERFLLATNTRYDFNDSVSGFIEGTYTTTKTASELEPFPFNSEDIFGSYNNGGIPLQYENSADDMITHPYMPQNIYDAATASGAQGLPFVRRLSEFGPRGSKNERQTFRTVFGLEGQFADDTWRWDVSYNYGQTTQAQVSEGQVDITAMRYALISEENPDNPGEIRCVDATARDFGCVPINVFGFNSISPEAIAYISADQSRNATVKQKVFQANIAGTLFELPMGDFSVATGIESRSESSEARNDALTVRGLNSSNASPNVQGQFDVNEVYAEVSIPLLKDTLVQSASLGLAGRASDYSTVGTTSTYEGKLDIKINDNILLRGSAAQAVRAPGVDELYDPGTQTFSQVNDPCAGVTANSQGVVDDNCRSIPEIAARIADSPTGEFELSQPELQGTTGFLGGNPELFEETANTYTFGFVHTPTYLPNSLTASVSVDYWDIQVEDAIFTITQDNVLDLCYGSASFPNNQFCDQIKRYPSNHPFRGALDEVNSGAANVGEISTSGIDVAIDLDYDLQTAFSVPGAISWNLAYTNLNKYKVVNVKGEAPDNERGEIGNAKNKFVSTMRYKLEDLTVQWQMRYIGKSRIEDKNFDAEDCAELECYTDAITYSDLQVRYTLRDIMSGKIELFAGVENMFDQDPPIISSGLADSDTGTETAAGVYDAIGRSFYAGFKAKF from the coding sequence ATGCAAAAAAAATATCTATCCATGGCAATCAGCGGTGCCATAAGCGCATTGATTGCTGGTGTTCAGGTTTCTGGGGCGATCGCTCAGGAACAGAGCGCTGAATTGACAGAGGAAGTTTTGGTTACCGGTTCCCGGATTTATCAACCCGGTTTGGACTCGGTTACCCCTGTTCAGGTATTGAACGCTGCTGATTTGGACCTTGGTGCGGAAGTCAATATCGGTGACGCAATCAACCAGTTGCCAGCGGCAGGTACGCCCCTGTTTAACCGTACAAACTCTAACTTTGATATCTCCAACTCCGGTGTTGTGAATATCAACCTTCGCGACCTCGCTTCAGAGCGTACTTTGGTGCTGGTTAACGGTCGCCGATTTGTGGCGGGTGTGCCCGGGACCTCTGCGGTAGACCTTAACGCAATCCCTTCTGCGATGATTCAGCGAGTGGAAATTACCACGGGCGGTAACTCCGCAGTATATGGTTCCGATGCCGTCGCTGGTGTTGTTAACTTCGTGACCAAAAAGAACTTCGAAGGCGTTGAGTTCAGTAGTCGCTATGAAGTTACCGGTGAGGGTGACGGTGAAGAGTATGATTTTGGCCTGATGATGGGCTCTAACTTTTCCGATGAGAAAGGCAACGCAACTGTATTTTTCGGCTATACAGATCAAGGTGCAGTATATTCTCGCGATCGTGAGCGAACGGCCATCGATGCGACTTATCCCGATGATGCTGTGTTTGGTCATGAGTTTCCATTCTATTCCAGTTATCCCCCGCAAGGGCGTTTTATTATTGTTGATGACGAAGGTCAAGCCACCCAGTACTTCACCTATCGTCCAGGCAACGATACTCCGGTTGGCGAGTTCGACACCAATGGTGCTGGTGGCATAGCTGACGGCTTCAACCGTTCGGCATACCGCTTGATCGCGATTCCAACGGAGCGTTTCTTGTTGGCAACAAATACTCGCTACGACTTCAATGATTCTGTTAGTGGGTTTATTGAAGGAACCTATACAACCACTAAGACGGCGTCTGAGTTGGAGCCATTTCCGTTTAATTCGGAAGATATTTTTGGCTCATACAATAATGGGGGCATTCCTCTGCAGTACGAAAACAGTGCAGATGACATGATCACCCACCCGTATATGCCACAGAACATATACGATGCAGCCACTGCCAGCGGTGCTCAGGGCTTACCGTTTGTTCGTCGTTTGTCTGAGTTTGGCCCTCGAGGGTCTAAAAACGAGCGTCAAACATTCCGCACCGTGTTTGGGCTAGAAGGCCAATTTGCGGATGACACTTGGCGCTGGGATGTAAGCTACAACTACGGCCAAACCACGCAGGCTCAAGTATCAGAAGGCCAAGTTGATATTACCGCAATGCGTTACGCACTTATATCTGAAGAAAACCCAGATAATCCCGGTGAAATTCGTTGTGTTGATGCGACTGCTCGAGATTTCGGTTGTGTGCCAATTAACGTGTTTGGTTTTAACTCCATTAGCCCGGAGGCAATTGCTTATATTTCTGCAGACCAGTCGCGCAACGCGACCGTTAAGCAGAAGGTGTTCCAAGCGAATATTGCAGGTACGCTATTTGAACTTCCGATGGGGGATTTTAGTGTTGCGACTGGTATCGAATCTCGCTCCGAGAGTTCAGAAGCGCGTAACGATGCTCTGACTGTACGCGGCTTGAACTCTTCAAACGCGTCCCCTAACGTACAAGGTCAGTTCGATGTCAATGAAGTCTATGCGGAAGTTAGTATCCCGCTTCTGAAAGATACTCTGGTACAAAGCGCGTCTTTGGGGCTTGCTGGTCGGGCTTCTGATTACTCTACCGTGGGAACTACATCTACCTACGAAGGTAAGTTAGATATTAAAATTAACGATAACATTCTTTTGCGCGGGTCTGCAGCGCAAGCAGTGCGTGCTCCCGGTGTAGACGAATTGTACGATCCAGGCACACAAACTTTTTCACAAGTTAATGACCCTTGTGCAGGTGTGACCGCGAATTCGCAAGGCGTGGTAGACGACAATTGTCGTTCGATACCAGAAATTGCTGCTCGTATCGCAGATTCTCCCACTGGTGAATTCGAGCTGTCACAACCGGAATTGCAGGGGACGACAGGTTTTCTCGGTGGAAACCCTGAGTTGTTCGAAGAAACCGCTAATACCTACACGTTCGGTTTTGTCCACACGCCAACCTACTTGCCCAACAGCTTGACCGCGTCTGTTAGTGTCGACTACTGGGACATCCAGGTGGAAGATGCAATTTTCACGATCACGCAGGATAATGTGTTGGATCTGTGTTATGGCTCTGCAAGTTTCCCCAACAACCAGTTTTGCGATCAGATCAAACGTTATCCTTCTAACCATCCGTTCCGTGGCGCCTTGGACGAAGTTAACTCTGGTGCTGCAAACGTAGGTGAAATTAGCACGTCAGGGATCGATGTGGCTATCGACCTGGATTACGATTTGCAAACAGCATTTTCAGTGCCCGGCGCGATCAGCTGGAATCTCGCGTATACAAATCTCAATAAATACAAGGTTGTTAACGTTAAGGGAGAAGCTCCGGATAACGAGCGCGGCGAAATTGGCAATGCGAAGAATAAGTTCGTATCGACTATGCGTTATAAGCTGGAAGACCTGACTGTGCAGTGGCAGATGCGCTACATCGGTAAATCGCGAATTGAGGATAAGAATTTCGACGCTGAAGATTGCGCTGAGCTCGAATGCTATACCGATGCCATTACTTACTCTGATCTGCAGGTGCGCTACACTTTGCGTGATATTATGAGTGGTAAAATCGAGCTGTTCGCCGGTGTGGAAAATATGTTTGACCAGGATCCTCCTATTATTTCTTCTGGTCTCGCTGATAGTGATACTGGTACGGAGACTGCGGCTGGTGTTTATGACGCGATTGGTCGCTCTTTCTACGCTGGTTTTAAAGCTAAGTTCTAA
- a CDS encoding phosphopantetheine-binding protein: protein MDRQLVLNALVKAIKDVSPYAREEMEGWDEHRLENAYLVDLGVSSIDYCQIANIVMDQLDVHCPIDLFVQANNIRDIVTLFCSLNLAHNHNMSEANPQINF from the coding sequence ATGGACAGACAACTTGTGCTCAATGCTCTCGTAAAAGCAATAAAGGATGTATCACCCTATGCGCGGGAGGAAATGGAAGGGTGGGATGAGCACCGCCTGGAAAACGCTTACCTGGTCGATCTCGGCGTGAGTTCTATCGATTACTGCCAGATAGCCAATATCGTGATGGACCAGTTAGACGTTCATTGCCCGATTGATCTATTCGTACAAGCAAATAATATTCGTGACATAGTCACTTTGTTTTGTAGCCTAAATCTTGCGCACAACCACAATATGAGTGAAGCCAACCCTCAGATTAATTTTTGA
- a CDS encoding SDR family NAD(P)-dependent oxidoreductase: MARVVIVGASGAIGGELVDAYAKDTLNFVYAVSRKPDSLKWCARENIQPVSLKGGAADEPMVSAPDDEDLARIARLIGADGPLDRVIVATGMLHSNGIAPEKSLKALSYESLSTVFMVNAFYPAMVAKHFIPLLAKHEDSVFAALSARVGSIEDNHLGGWYAYRASKAALNMLLKTASIEARRANPNALVVGLHPGTVDSDLSKPFQSRVPKGKLFSAEFAAQQLHAVLESLGPEANGRVYAWDGRAIPF, translated from the coding sequence ATGGCCAGAGTTGTAATAGTGGGTGCGAGCGGTGCAATTGGCGGCGAATTGGTTGACGCATATGCAAAGGACACCTTAAATTTTGTATATGCGGTTTCACGCAAACCGGATTCTCTTAAATGGTGCGCGCGGGAAAACATTCAACCGGTATCCCTTAAAGGCGGGGCAGCTGACGAACCCATGGTTTCTGCGCCTGACGACGAAGATCTAGCTCGCATAGCGCGACTAATTGGCGCAGACGGCCCGTTGGACCGAGTTATAGTGGCTACCGGTATGCTTCACTCAAATGGTATTGCGCCAGAGAAGAGCTTGAAGGCGCTTTCCTACGAAAGTCTTTCCACTGTTTTTATGGTGAATGCGTTTTACCCTGCCATGGTCGCGAAGCACTTTATTCCGCTGCTGGCAAAACATGAAGACTCTGTATTCGCTGCTTTGTCCGCGAGAGTGGGCAGCATTGAAGATAATCATCTGGGCGGGTGGTACGCCTACCGGGCCTCGAAGGCTGCATTGAATATGTTGTTAAAGACCGCCAGTATCGAAGCTCGTCGAGCGAATCCTAATGCACTTGTGGTGGGCCTTCACCCGGGAACCGTAGACAGCGATTTATCCAAACCCTTCCAGAGCCGGGTTCCCAAGGGAAAATTGTTTAGCGCTGAGTTCGCAGCCCAGCAGCTTCATGCGGTGTTGGAGTCGCTGGGGCCCGAGGCCAACGGGCGCGTTTACGCCTGGGATGGCCGTGCCATTCCCTTCTAG
- a CDS encoding TonB-dependent receptor, with translation MKKSSKLFISLLCFMSAYTYADKGSLKILVTDESGQPISGAKIEAKSPDSLGTRTATTDGDGNAKIFGLDPSHQYSVTVSSEGFNREQRTDVIVISDQTFQLDYNLKPLAVGYEEEMVVVGQQLAAVDTTSATVSQDITLDLTESLPTGRSFQSYLQLVPGVKPSPDHNPSSKSGVNYSDATNAEGDTSGYSTDNVYYIEGIDVTDNYNGTFGSEINSEIIQEQKVITGGIPAEYRGTAGLISNVITKSGGNEFHGSVNYYFQNDGLVSSNKHTEDETSFSTYDAAFTLGGPIIQDKLWFFASYQKKERTEDVQKLDDNTKQRTVTTDRDLGFLKLSWQISEQDRLTGMYFNDPAEINGAVSTEVVENHNYTRSRGGNNYRLEYAHVQDNLQVSVHTFKHDAELSRTPTDQINPRNDVIFLDGDYNPTPEETQLGGFGAQTEEYRRKEQHGIKGQWVLETGFGSHEFKSGYEVSEAEREINSQYLGDSALYTSISTLNSGVTLGEYINVDWVGDAEFVREDYDRILAEIEASGDYDYYVDLLDADDNGLTAEDMANIVFNSTEGNPNGQINSYRTLMVTTEPATMKIKGNEFYVQDKWNLDKWTVNLGFRAEKWTHYASTGEKIFTFDWEIAPRLSVVYEVTDESKVWAYMGRYFDPIRTDMTSFAGTLTGPLREEQVFIGDRWQTYRYRGGSVNPDAYFAPSTKTPYTDEILIGYSQVITSDITGEVTYSRRKTKDLLEDYDLGLYTDPEIAGDLALPLSYFGYDELPDSNYVIGTLAGGERKYQGFEFTLRKRKSDNWQMLASYTYNDAEGNSNSDGNADFQGDVLWLDPRAPGMYGEQPGNIKHIFKVAGSYTFDFGLELGASYFWNSGMLYSNTFSASGRHLPSRVDSAYEWGGVETRWVDEDSVGSSTTPSYGTLDLRVKYVLDFSRYQAEFFLDIYNALDDQAVTREQDLAAGDAFTSYGDARDWVEPRRMYLGMRFSF, from the coding sequence ATGAAAAAATCAAGTAAGTTATTTATTTCGCTCTTGTGTTTCATGTCGGCATATACCTACGCCGACAAGGGTTCACTAAAAATACTCGTTACGGATGAATCCGGACAGCCGATCTCAGGCGCGAAAATCGAGGCCAAGAGCCCCGATAGTCTCGGTACAAGAACGGCGACCACAGACGGTGACGGAAACGCTAAAATTTTCGGCTTGGATCCATCACACCAGTACTCTGTGACGGTTAGTAGCGAGGGTTTTAACCGCGAACAACGTACAGATGTCATTGTTATTTCAGACCAGACTTTTCAGCTTGACTACAACCTGAAGCCTCTTGCTGTCGGTTACGAGGAAGAGATGGTCGTCGTCGGTCAACAGCTTGCAGCAGTCGATACCACGTCCGCCACAGTCAGTCAGGACATTACGCTCGACCTAACTGAGTCGCTCCCGACAGGGCGCAGTTTCCAGTCTTACTTGCAGCTGGTACCGGGGGTTAAACCCTCACCCGATCACAACCCGTCATCAAAATCCGGCGTTAACTATTCAGACGCCACCAATGCCGAAGGTGACACATCGGGTTACTCAACTGATAACGTGTATTACATCGAAGGTATCGACGTCACCGACAATTATAACGGCACCTTTGGATCCGAGATTAACTCCGAAATCATACAGGAGCAAAAAGTTATTACCGGTGGCATTCCTGCAGAGTATCGGGGCACCGCAGGTTTAATATCCAATGTAATAACAAAATCAGGCGGTAACGAATTCCATGGATCAGTGAATTATTATTTTCAGAATGACGGCTTGGTTTCCAGCAACAAACACACGGAAGATGAAACCAGCTTCTCCACCTATGATGCCGCATTCACTCTAGGTGGACCAATTATCCAGGATAAATTATGGTTTTTTGCCTCCTATCAGAAAAAAGAGCGCACTGAAGACGTACAGAAGCTGGACGATAACACCAAGCAGCGTACGGTAACCACAGATCGCGATCTTGGCTTTTTAAAGCTGTCATGGCAAATATCTGAGCAGGATCGTCTTACAGGGATGTATTTCAACGACCCAGCCGAAATTAATGGTGCTGTCAGCACGGAAGTGGTGGAAAATCACAACTACACACGTAGCCGGGGCGGCAACAACTACCGCCTAGAGTACGCTCACGTCCAAGACAACCTTCAGGTAAGCGTGCACACATTTAAGCATGACGCGGAACTAAGTCGTACACCAACAGATCAGATCAACCCCCGAAACGATGTAATATTTCTAGACGGCGACTATAACCCCACTCCAGAAGAAACCCAACTTGGTGGCTTCGGCGCTCAAACCGAAGAGTACCGACGTAAAGAGCAGCACGGCATTAAAGGTCAATGGGTTCTTGAGACCGGGTTCGGCAGTCACGAATTTAAATCCGGGTATGAGGTGTCCGAAGCCGAACGTGAAATAAACTCTCAGTATCTTGGCGACAGCGCTCTGTACACTTCAATCAGCACTCTAAACTCTGGTGTCACCCTCGGTGAGTACATAAATGTCGATTGGGTAGGTGATGCGGAGTTCGTTAGAGAGGACTACGATCGTATTCTTGCCGAAATAGAAGCCTCTGGCGACTATGACTACTATGTCGATTTGCTGGATGCGGATGATAACGGACTCACCGCCGAAGATATGGCGAATATAGTCTTCAACAGCACAGAAGGTAATCCGAACGGACAAATCAACTCGTACCGTACGCTGATGGTTACGACTGAGCCCGCCACGATGAAAATCAAAGGCAACGAGTTTTATGTTCAGGATAAATGGAACCTGGATAAATGGACCGTAAACCTCGGCTTCCGCGCAGAAAAATGGACCCACTACGCGAGTACGGGCGAAAAAATATTTACATTCGACTGGGAAATCGCGCCTCGCCTGAGCGTTGTCTATGAAGTGACGGATGAATCGAAAGTCTGGGCCTATATGGGCCGGTACTTCGATCCAATCCGTACCGATATGACCTCCTTCGCAGGTACCTTGACGGGTCCGTTGCGTGAAGAACAGGTTTTCATCGGCGACCGTTGGCAAACTTACCGCTACCGCGGCGGCTCAGTTAATCCTGACGCCTATTTTGCACCGTCCACCAAAACGCCGTATACCGATGAAATCCTCATCGGGTACTCTCAGGTTATCACCAGCGATATTACCGGTGAGGTCACTTACAGTCGCAGAAAAACAAAAGACCTGCTAGAAGATTATGATCTCGGCTTATATACCGACCCAGAAATCGCCGGCGACCTTGCATTGCCGTTATCGTATTTTGGTTATGATGAGCTGCCGGACTCGAACTACGTTATCGGCACCCTCGCTGGTGGCGAGCGCAAGTACCAGGGGTTCGAGTTTACCCTGCGTAAACGTAAATCCGACAACTGGCAAATGCTTGCGTCATACACCTATAACGATGCGGAAGGTAATTCCAACTCGGACGGTAACGCCGATTTCCAAGGCGACGTTCTCTGGCTGGACCCACGAGCGCCCGGCATGTACGGTGAGCAACCCGGAAATATTAAACATATTTTCAAAGTTGCAGGCTCCTATACGTTCGATTTTGGATTGGAGTTGGGTGCCAGTTATTTCTGGAACTCCGGCATGCTCTACAGCAATACATTTTCGGCGTCAGGCCGACACCTGCCATCGCGGGTAGACAGTGCCTACGAATGGGGTGGTGTTGAAACCCGCTGGGTAGACGAAGACAGTGTAGGTAGCAGTACAACGCCATCTTACGGAACCCTGGATTTACGCGTGAAGTATGTGTTGGATTTCTCTCGCTATCAGGCGGAATTCTTCCTCGATATCTATAACGCACTGGATGATCAGGCCGTCACCCGAGAGCAGGATCTCGCAGCAGGTGACGCGTTCACGAGTTACGGCGACGCCCGAGATTGGGTAGAACCTCGCCGCATGTACCTTGGAATGCGGTTTTCATTCTAA
- a CDS encoding sensor domain-containing phosphodiesterase produces MSSDPNKAEGPATRLGSAIDSVLSEKESSTDYVLKHLLSSVRERMDFEVSFISEFVDDHRVFRYVESKAGVEIISVGASNPLDESYCKRIVDGTLPELICNAQDNLLALQIEATRAVPVGSHVSVPLKFSDGRVFGTFCGFSRVPNYSLCDKDLGFMRVFADIAAIVIEQSRGEELRRKSLHEQIRALVHNKKIDLNFQPIFDVNAGRTVGYECLCRTRVHFLPIEKLFQQATAIGLGGFIDSHIITKGLEYLRQFEQGQYLSCNVSPGLACTGELAHIFSGIDDLSNLVLEITEHDVVRDYSAIGAILAPLRSRGARLAVDDAGAGYASLRHILLLKPDIIKLDISLIRNIDRDSDKQALASALVEFSHRCKYQLIAEGVETREELRTLRHLGVTLIQGYLVSKPYPFAYFSTWETPALD; encoded by the coding sequence ATGTCTTCAGATCCCAATAAAGCAGAAGGACCAGCGACGCGTCTGGGGTCCGCTATTGATAGTGTGTTATCTGAAAAAGAAAGCTCCACAGATTACGTGCTGAAACACCTGTTGTCGTCTGTCAGAGAGCGGATGGACTTTGAAGTGTCTTTTATTTCCGAATTCGTTGATGACCACCGAGTCTTTCGTTATGTGGAATCAAAGGCCGGTGTGGAGATCATTTCTGTAGGCGCGAGCAATCCATTAGACGAGAGCTACTGCAAGCGTATTGTGGATGGTACGCTCCCGGAACTTATCTGCAACGCGCAAGATAACCTGTTGGCGTTGCAGATTGAGGCAACGCGTGCTGTTCCCGTTGGCTCTCATGTCAGTGTGCCGCTAAAATTTTCAGACGGTCGTGTGTTCGGCACTTTTTGCGGATTCAGTCGGGTGCCTAACTATAGTCTTTGTGACAAAGATCTAGGTTTTATGCGCGTCTTTGCGGACATCGCCGCGATAGTGATCGAGCAAAGTCGGGGTGAGGAACTGCGCCGTAAAAGTTTGCACGAGCAAATTCGTGCACTTGTACACAACAAAAAAATAGACCTTAACTTTCAGCCTATTTTTGATGTAAACGCGGGTAGGACTGTTGGTTACGAATGCCTATGTCGTACACGAGTCCACTTTTTGCCAATAGAAAAGCTCTTTCAGCAGGCTACGGCGATTGGCTTGGGAGGTTTCATAGATAGCCATATTATTACGAAGGGCCTGGAATATCTCCGCCAGTTTGAGCAAGGACAATATCTGAGTTGTAACGTCTCACCGGGTTTGGCCTGCACAGGGGAGCTTGCGCATATATTTTCCGGAATCGACGATTTAAGTAATCTGGTTTTAGAGATTACTGAGCACGATGTAGTGCGAGACTACTCAGCGATTGGTGCGATATTGGCACCACTGCGAAGTCGGGGAGCCCGGCTGGCAGTTGACGACGCTGGTGCCGGTTATGCCAGCCTTCGGCACATTTTGCTTTTGAAGCCAGATATCATAAAGCTAGATATAAGTCTGATTCGAAATATTGATCGTGATTCCGACAAGCAGGCACTCGCTTCGGCGTTAGTTGAGTTTTCGCACAGGTGCAAGTATCAGCTGATCGCTGAAGGTGTTGAGACGCGCGAGGAGCTGAGAACGCTACGCCACTTGGGTGTTACGCTTATTCAGGGCTATCTAGTTTCTAAACCTTACCCTTTCGCGTATTTTTCTACTTGGGAAACTCCGGCGCTGGATTAG
- a CDS encoding 4'-phosphopantetheinyl transferase family protein, which produces MNTDISWCDCKFDANHYQDSLYAAYGVSKPPSLQNAVVKRKAEYLAGRLCAFSALDQLKLKPQDISSGKMRNPIWPAHVLGSISHSNDRAVAVVTTSSTLSGVGIDIEKKIDTERAHSLKDKIINAQEIGRFTTEPEEFGFWFTIAFSAKESFFKAAFPTVQSYFDFDAVEISHIDPATQGLQLTVINSPHPSLPNGCNFYAHYATLPDDMLATFLTLPTLI; this is translated from the coding sequence ATGAACACTGATATCTCCTGGTGCGACTGCAAGTTCGACGCAAATCACTATCAAGACAGCCTCTACGCTGCGTATGGTGTATCGAAACCGCCCTCACTCCAAAACGCTGTTGTTAAGCGCAAAGCAGAATATCTGGCGGGGCGTTTATGCGCGTTTTCAGCGCTAGACCAACTCAAACTAAAGCCCCAAGATATTTCTTCAGGAAAAATGCGCAACCCAATATGGCCGGCGCACGTCCTCGGTTCAATCAGCCACTCCAACGATCGAGCCGTCGCTGTGGTAACTACCTCTAGCACACTTAGCGGGGTCGGCATCGACATTGAAAAAAAGATCGACACCGAACGAGCCCACAGTCTGAAAGACAAAATCATCAATGCCCAGGAGATTGGGCGATTCACAACAGAGCCGGAAGAATTCGGCTTCTGGTTTACCATTGCTTTTTCAGCCAAAGAAAGCTTTTTTAAAGCGGCATTTCCTACGGTGCAAAGCTATTTCGATTTCGATGCTGTAGAGATTTCTCACATTGACCCGGCTACACAGGGATTACAGCTCACCGTGATAAACAGCCCGCACCCGTCGTTACCAAACGGATGCAACTTCTATGCGCACTACGCAACCTTGCCTGACGATATGCTCGCAACCTTTCTTACTCTGCCGACATTGATCTAA